CGGTCAGCGTAGCGGTCCGGCGTTGGCTCAAAAGGGGGGTACACCCGTCCGGAACGCGGTTCATGACACGGTTGTGACGCGGCCGGGGCCCGCACGGGTGTGCGGGCCCCGGCCGGTCCGGGTCAGCTCTCCTCGGGGGCCGAGGAGGTCTTCCCGGCAACGGTCTTCTTCGCGGCGGTCTTCTTGGCCGCCGTCTTGGTCGCGGCCGTCTTCGCGGCGGCCGTCTTGGTCACGGTCTTCTTCGCCACCGTCTTCTTGGCGGCGGTGTTGGTGGCCGCGGTCTTGGTGGCGGTCTTCTTGGCGGTGGCCTTCTTCGCCGGCGCCTTCTTGGCGGCCTTCTTCACCGGCCCGCGGGCGCGCTTCTCGGCCAGCAGCTCGAAGGCGCGCTCGGGCGTGATGGTCTCGACCTCGTCGTCCTTGCGCAGGGTCGCGTTGGTCTCGCCGTCGGTCACGTACGGGCCGAACCGGCCGTCCTTGACCACCACGGGCTTCTCGCTGACCGGGTCGGGGCCGAGCTCCTTGAGCGGGGCGGCGGCGGCCGCGCGCCCGCGCTGCTTGGGCTGGGCGTAGATGGCCAGCGCCTCCTCCAGCGTGATGGTGAGCAGCTGGTCCTCGCTGGTGAGCGAGCGGGAGTCGGTGCCGCGCTTGAGGTACGGGCCGTAGCGGCCGTTCTGCGCGGTGATCTCGTTGCCGTCCGGGTCGCTGCCGACCACGCGGGGCAGCGAGAGCAGCCGCAGGGCGTCTTCCAGGGTGACGGTGTCCAGGGACATCGTCTTGAAGAGCGAGGCGGTGCGCGGCTTGACCGCGTTCTTGCCGGTCTTCGGGGTGCCCTCGGGGAGGACCTCGGTGACGTAGGGGCCGTACCGGCCGTCCTTGGCGACCAGCGGGTGGCCGGACTCGGGGTCGCTGCCGAGCACGCGCTCGCCGCTGGGCTTGGCCAGCAGTTCCTCGGCCAGCTCGACGGTCAGCTCGTCCGGCGGCAGGTCGTCGGGGATGTCGGCGCGCTGGCCGGGCTCGCCCTCGACGGCGGAGGGCTTCTCGACGTACGGGCCGTAGCGGCCGACCCGCAGGACCAGGCCCTCGCCGATCGGGAAGGAGCTGATCTCGCGGGCGTCGATGGCGCCGAGGTCGGTGACCAGTTCCTTGAGCCCGCCGAGGTGGTCGCCGTCGCCGTTGCCGGCCTCGGCGGCGGTGCCGGCGCCCTCGCCCTCACCGAAGTAGAAGCGCTTCAGCCAGGGCACGGACTCGGCCTGGCCGGCGGCGATCCGGTCGAGGTCGTCCTCCATCTTGGCGGTGAAGTCGTAGTCGACCAGTCGGCCGAAGTGCTTCTCCAGCAGGTTGACGACGGCGAAGGAGAGGAAGGAGGGCACCAGGGCGGTGCCCTTCTTGAACACGTACTTGCGGCCGATGATGGTGTCGATGATCGAGGCGTAGGTGGAGGGGCGGCCGATCTCCCGGTCCTCCAGCTCCTTGACCAGCGAGGCCTCGGTGTAGCGGGCCGGGGGCTTGGTGGAGTGGCCCTCGGGGGTGAGGCGGTCGGCGGCCAGCGGGTCGCCCTCGGAGACCTGGGGCAGCCGGCGCTCGCGGTCGTCCAGCTCGGCGTTGGGGTCGTCGGCGCCCTCGACGTAGGCCTTGAGGAAGCCGTGGAAGGTGATGATCTTGCCGGAGGCGGAGAACTCGGCGTCCCGGCCGTCGGAGGAGCGGCCGCCGACCTTCACGGTCACCGACTGGCCGACGGCGTCCTTCATCTGGGAGGCGACGGTGCGCATCCAGATCAGCTCGTAGAGCCGGAAGTCGTCGCCGGCGAGGCCGGTCTCGGCGGGGGTGCGGAAGCGGTCGCCGGAGGGACGGATCGCCTCGTGCGCCTCCTGCGCGTTCTTGACCTTGGAGGCGTAGGTGCGCGGCGCGTCCGGCAGGTAGTCCCGGCCGTACAGCTGGGTGACCTGCGTGCGGGCGGCGGTGATCGCCGTCTCCGACAGCGTGGTGGAGTCGGTACGCATATAGGTGATGAAGCCGTTCTCGTACAGCTTCTGGGCCACCTGCATGGTGCGCTTGGCGCCGAAGCCCAGCTTGCGGCTGGCCTCCTGCTGCAGCGTGGTGGTGCGGAACGGCGCGTACGGGGAACGGCGGTACGGCTTGGACTCGACGCTGCGGACGGCGAAGGCGGTCTGCTCCAGGGCGGCGGCCAGGGCGCGGGCGGCCTGCTCGTCGAGGTGCAGGGTGTTGGCGGTCTTCAGTCGGCCGTCGGAGCCGAAGTCGCGACCGGTGGCGATCCGCTTGCCGTCGACGTTGACCAGGCGGGCGCCGAAGTTCTCCGGGTTGGCGGCGTCGGCGGCGGTGCGGCCGGTGGAGAAGGTGGCGACGAGGTCCCAGTAGTGGGCGCTGGTGAAGGCGATCCGCTCGCGCTCGCGCTCGACGACCAGCCGGGTGGCGACGGACTGCACGCGGCCCGCCGACAGCTTCGGCATGACCTTCTTCCACAGCACCGGCGAGACCTCGTAGCCGTAGAGGCGGTCGAGGATGCGGCGGGTCTCCTGGGCGTCGACCAGGCGCTGGTTCAGGTCGCGCGGGTTGCGGACGGCCTCCTGGATGGCGTCCTTGGTGATCTCGTGGAAGACCATCCGGTGCACCGGCACCTTGGGCTTCAACACCTCCTGGAGGTGCCAGGCGATGGCCTCGCCCTCGCGGTCCTCATCGGTGGCGAGGAAGAGCTCGTCGGACTCCTTGAGCAGCGACTTCAGCTTGGTGACCTGGGACTTCTTGTCCGGGTTCACCACATAGATGGGGGCGAAGTCGTGGTCCACGTCGACACCGAGCCGGCGGACCTCGCCGGTGTACTCGTCCGGCACCTCGGCGGCCGTGCCGGGAAGGTCGCGGATGTGCCCCACGCTGGCCTCGACGATGTAGCCGGGGCCCAGGTAGCCCTTGATCGTCTTGGCCTTGGCCGGCGACTCGACGATGACGAGTCGCTTACCGTGCGCGGTCTCGCTGCTCGGGGACACCTTCGCTCTTCTCTCCCGGTCGTGATGTGTGCGGTCGGCGCGGAGGGCAGCGGGTGGTGCGCCCGACCCGCAGCCGTCCGGGGCAGCCGTTGTGCGACGGCCCCACCAGCGGAGTGTGACCGTACCCTGGCCACCCTTGTCAAACGGACGGAACCCGCTTTTTCACCGGCTAGGCCGACCTGCGCCACTCGAACGGTAACCCGACGGCAGGCGTTCGCGCCGCGTGGAGGGGGAGAGAGCGGGCTCCGGCGGCCGGATCCCGCTCGCCGGTGGCTGACGGTCGATCAGCCCGGGCGGGCTCACCTCCTTCCCTCGCGTCCGGGGAGGTCACGGGAGGTCACGGGAGTCCCGGCGGTTCCGGGCCGGCGGGTGCCGGGAGGGTGGGAAGGTCGGCGGTGATCACCGGCGGGACGGGGCGGCTCCCGATCGCCGAGGCGGGGACGAGCCGCGCGCGAGGCCGGCTCGCCCCGGGCCGGCCGGTCCCGGGTCCGCTCGGCGGGACGTCGTCGTCCCGGGTGGGCCGGGCTCAGTGGCGCGAGCGTCCGGCGGGCGAGCGTTCAGTGGGCGAGCACCGTGGCGAGCAGGCTCAGGCCGCCCGCCACCGCGGCGGTACCGAGGACCGTCCAGAAGATGTCGCTCGGCAGCGTCCGCAGCTGGTCCGCGCCGGCCAGGACCACCCGGCTCGGGCGCCGCGGGTCGTACGCCACCTGCACGATCGCCCCGGGGACCAGCCGGCCGGGCCGGCGCAGCGGCGTGTGCCCGCGCGGCCGGGTCAGGACGGTCCGGCCCTCGGCCCGCTCCCCCGGCGGGACCGCCCGCAGCTCGCGCGGCCCGGGCTCCTGCGGCCCGGCCTCCGTGAGGGCGGCCTCGCGCAGTCCGGCGCCGGGGCCGGTGGTCGCGGTGTAGGTGATCAGAGGGGCGCTGTCGAGCTCGCCGTAGGGGTCGCCGTACGGGTCGAGGCGGCGGTCGCCGTCGCCGACCACGCGGGCGGTGGTGGGGACGCCGTGCCGGCGCAGATGGTGGCGAAGGCGCAGTTCAACGGCGCACCAGAGGAGGAGTGCGCTGCCGAAGAGGGTGAGGACGGCTCCTGCCGTGACCGCTGTCGGCATCTCCACCGTTGGCCCTCCCTGGTACTGTCCACAGCCTTGTGGACGGGAGGTTCGCAGTCCGGGGACAACCGGGGGCGGACTCCCGCCGTATGACAGGCGACATCGGGGGGACGGCCGGGTGAACCGGCCTTGGCCGGGCATGCCCTCCGACCGCCGTCCGGACAGGAACGACAGGCTCTCGGACAGTGCCTCAGGGGGAAGAACATATGACCGCGCGCCGGCTCACCTCGGCAGCAGTTCTCGGTCTCACCGCCGTCCTCGCGCTCAGCGGGTGCGGCGGCGGGTCGAAGCACAAGCGCTCCAGCCGCAGCCACAGCAGCTCGACCCACTCCACGACGGACGTGGACAGCACGGCCCGTCCGGCCGCGAGCAGTTCGGCCACCTCGCGCGGCTGCGCCACCAGCCGGCCGCGCGGAGACGAGCGGGTGATCCACGTGACCGCGGCCGACGGCGCCAAGTCGCAGCTCACGGCCACCGACACCCGGCACGCCTGCGGCCCGAGCGGCGACCGCTACGAGCCGACCGGCGCGCCGGTGCAGTTCACCGTCACCCCGCAGCTGCGGATCCGGCTGCTGGCGAAGTCGGGCACCGCCGAACTCGCCCAGGACGTCACGCCGTTCTCCAAGCTGGCCGCGCACGTCACGGACTGCGGGGCGAAGCGGACGGTGGCCGCGCCGTTCTCCTGCCACGGCAACAACTTCCAGGTCACGGTGGACACCGCCGGGCGGATCACCGCCATCAGCGAGGTCCCGGCCTGATCCCGGGCGGCGGGAGCCGCCGGCTCGCCGCTACGCCCGGGGGCGCCGGGGACTCCGGGGTCGCTGGTGCCGCCGGACCGCCGGGGTGCCGGAGCACGGGGCCTTCCGTGCCGCCGGGCTGCTCCGGCGGGGGCACGGGAGGGCCGTGCGGCCCTCCCGTCCCGCCTGAACCGTCCTCAGTCCTCGGCCAGCTCGCCGAAGACCGGCTCGATGAACCCCTGCTCGGTGAGCATCCGCAGCGACTCGGGCACCCGGTCGCGCAGGACCACCCGCTCCTCGCCGAGCAGCTGGGCGATGGCGTCGACGATCTCCCCCGCGGACAGGGTCCCGTCGCAGACGCCCACGAAGCCGGCGCCGACGGTGTCCACCTTCGTCGCCCGCCGCATGCCGCGGTTGTGACGGAGGATCACGTGCTCCGGGTCCTCGGCGCCGGGCGCGCCGACCTGCTCCTGCACCACCTCGTCGGCCAGCACGTACCGGGCCGCGAGCAGGCCCGCGTCGTCGGAGGAGCGCAGGAAGTCCTGCCGGGCGAACCAGCTCTCGATGTGCGGGCCGAGGGGCTGCTCGACCGGGTGCGGCCACTCCTCGATCCGCACGGTGGGCGTCTCGGCGCCGCCGGCCCGCAGGGTGATCCAGCCGAAGCCGATGCCCTCCACGCCGCCCGATTCGAAGGCGTCCAGCCACTCGTCGTACCGCGCCTGGTACTCGGCGCCGGAACTCCGGTGGTCGCCGCCGTCGCGCAGCCACAGCTCGGCGTACTGGGCGGTGTCCTGGACCTCGCGCTGCACCACCCAGGCGTCCAGGCCGGTGCCGGCGACCCAGCCGGCCAGCCGGTCGTGCCAGTCCTCGCCCTTGACGTGCTGCCAGTTGGCGAGCAGGTGGCAGTAGCCGCCGGGCTCCAGGTGCGCGGCGGCCCGGCGGACCAGGCTCCGGCACAGCTCGTCGCCGGCCATGCCGCCGTCCCGGTAGACGAACCGGCTGCCGGGGGAGATCACGAACGGCGGGTTGGAGACGATCAGGTCGAACCGGCGGTCGCCGACCGGCTCGAACAGGCTGCCCTCGGCCACCTCGGTGTTCTCGAAGCCGGAGAGGCCCAGGGTCAGCCGGGTGAAGTGCAGCGCGCGCGGGTTGAGGTCGGTGGCGGTGACGTGCTGGGCGTGCCGGGCGGCGTGCAGCGCCTGGACGCCCGAGCCCGAGCCGAGGTCCAGTGCCTCGCGCACCGGGCGCCGGACGGCGAGGTTCGCCAGCGTGGTGGAGGCGCCGCCGACGCCCAGCACCAGGTCCTTGCGGGCGATCCCGGCCGCGCTCCCGCCCGAGCCGATCCCGCCGGCGCCGCCGACCGCGCAGCCCAGGTCGGACACCACCCAGGCGTCCGCGCTCGGCATCCCGGCGACCTCGTTGGCGTACGGGCGCACGTCGACCGTGGCCCGCACCTCGTCCCCGTCGCGGACCAGCCAGCCGTCGGCCAGGCAGTCCTGGACGGGCAGCGCGGCCTCCGCCGCGGCGTACGGGACCGGCCGCTGCAGCAGGAAGAGCCGCACCAGCGTCTCCAGCGGCGTGCCGCCACGGGTCTTCCGCAGCGCCGGCACCACCTCGCTGCGGGCGAGCGCCGCGTACCCGGTCGGACCGAGCAGGTCGAGGCAGCCGTCGGCGGTGTACGAGGCGGCGAGCAGCGCCTCACGCAGCTTCGCCAGGCGGGTCGGGTCAAGAACGGGGCTACTGGTCACCCGCACATTGTCCCCCGCCGGCCGCCGGCGCCGACCGCCCCACGCGGGGGCGCCGGCGCGGGGGCACCGCAGCGGGCCGGGTCCGCGATCAGCCGGCCGACGGCGAGGCGGCCGAGGCCGCCGGGGCGGTGGAGGCGGCTGCCGGGTCGGCGGGGGCCGAGCTCGGCGCCCCGGAGGTGCCGGTGGACTTGCACCCGTCCTGCTTCTTGATGGCGCCGCCGAGCTCGCCGCTCTCCAGGCGGTTCCGCGCCCGGGTGGACTGCTGCGACAGGCGCTGCACCTGGTCGCCGACGCTCTTCAGCCCGTCCGCGAACTTCTCCTGGTCGGCGACCGGCAGGGCGTCCAGCTTCTTCTGGGCCTCCTGGTAGCCCTGCGCCGCCTGCCGCAGCTCGGCGACCGCGTCGGTCCGCAGCTTCTCCCCGTCGGTGACCTTGGGGGCGCCCGCCTTGTCCACGGCGTCGGCGAACTGCTCGCTGGACTTGGCCAGCACCGCGAGGTCGCCGGACAGCCGCTTCTGCAGATCGCCGGGGGCCTCGCCGGGCTGGACCTTGCCGGTGTCGGAGAACGCCGTCCGCGACTGCGCGATCGGGTCCTGGGCGGCGTCGCAGACGCTCTTCGCCCAGGTGTTCAGCTGCGCGGCGTTGTCCTCGTCCCCACCGCACCCCACGGCGCCGAACGCCAGCACCGCACCGAGCACGGACACGGTCAGCAGTCGCTTCTTCACCCGCAGGCCCCTTCGCTCTCGAACGCCCGGTTCGGACGTCGAGCAGCGAACCTACACGGCCGGCCGCCCTGCCCGCCCACCCCCTGTACCGGGCGGGACCGGCCACCACCGCTCGGAACGGGCGGCCATCGGGGAGGACGGGCGTGCAGGACGACCTCCTCAGGCCCGCTCGACCCGGATCGGGTCACCACTGCGGACCGACCGCAGAACCTCCGGGTCCTCGTCCAGCACGCCGAGGACGTTGCAGGGGCTGGCCAGCCGGCACTCGCCCCCGCGGGAGATCGGCGTCTGGCCGTAGGGCAGCGCCAGGCTGTCCCCGTCCGTCCGGAAGGCGACCGTCCCGGGCTCGACGACCTGCTGGGCGTCAGGCTCCCTCGCCACGCTGACCAGGGTGTCGAAGTAGACCTCCTCGCCCCAGGTGCTGGCGGAGGAGCTGATCGGCAGTGCCGCCCAGAGTGCCTCGGCGGTGGGCGTCGACCGGAGCTCGGCCGTCGCCTGCCCGGCCGGCCACAGGATGCGTATCCGCATGGGGTTTCCTTCTCCCGTACCTCTCGAACCGAACCGATCGCGCCGGGGAGCAGGGAACCGCCGTCTTCAACATTTTGTCAACCAAACGGGGGTTGTCCGGGGACAGGGCGACCGGAAGCGGGCGCACGGAGATCACCACGTGCACGGGGGCCGGGCAGGCAGGAACGGCCGGCGGACCAGCCGGCAGGGAACCAGCTGGCAGGAAAACGGGAAAGGTGGCCGGAAAGGGCCGAAAGGATCAGCTCCGCGCCCCGAGCGAAGCTGATCAGACGCCGACGGAGGTGGTGGAGACGGGCCAGCTCATCCGGATCAGGCCGCCCTCGTTGCCGTTGCCGACCTCGACGTCCTCGACCAGGCCGGTGATCACCGCGAGCCCGAGGACGTCCTCGCCGCCGTCGGCGTCACCCTCGGCCTCGCCGGCACCGCCGCCACCCGCGGACCCGCCGATCGGGCCGGCCTCGTCCTCGACCTCGATGAGGAAACGCTTCTCCTCTTCGATGAGCGCCACCCGGACGGCACCGTTCAGGCCGCTCCGCTGGTGCAGAC
The window above is part of the Kitasatospora sp. HUAS MG31 genome. Proteins encoded here:
- the topA gene encoding type I DNA topoisomerase, with product MSPSSETAHGKRLVIVESPAKAKTIKGYLGPGYIVEASVGHIRDLPGTAAEVPDEYTGEVRRLGVDVDHDFAPIYVVNPDKKSQVTKLKSLLKESDELFLATDEDREGEAIAWHLQEVLKPKVPVHRMVFHEITKDAIQEAVRNPRDLNQRLVDAQETRRILDRLYGYEVSPVLWKKVMPKLSAGRVQSVATRLVVERERERIAFTSAHYWDLVATFSTGRTAADAANPENFGARLVNVDGKRIATGRDFGSDGRLKTANTLHLDEQAARALAAALEQTAFAVRSVESKPYRRSPYAPFRTTTLQQEASRKLGFGAKRTMQVAQKLYENGFITYMRTDSTTLSETAITAARTQVTQLYGRDYLPDAPRTYASKVKNAQEAHEAIRPSGDRFRTPAETGLAGDDFRLYELIWMRTVASQMKDAVGQSVTVKVGGRSSDGRDAEFSASGKIITFHGFLKAYVEGADDPNAELDDRERRLPQVSEGDPLAADRLTPEGHSTKPPARYTEASLVKELEDREIGRPSTYASIIDTIIGRKYVFKKGTALVPSFLSFAVVNLLEKHFGRLVDYDFTAKMEDDLDRIAAGQAESVPWLKRFYFGEGEGAGTAAEAGNGDGDHLGGLKELVTDLGAIDAREISSFPIGEGLVLRVGRYGPYVEKPSAVEGEPGQRADIPDDLPPDELTVELAEELLAKPSGERVLGSDPESGHPLVAKDGRYGPYVTEVLPEGTPKTGKNAVKPRTASLFKTMSLDTVTLEDALRLLSLPRVVGSDPDGNEITAQNGRYGPYLKRGTDSRSLTSEDQLLTITLEEALAIYAQPKQRGRAAAAAPLKELGPDPVSEKPVVVKDGRFGPYVTDGETNATLRKDDEVETITPERAFELLAEKRARGPVKKAAKKAPAKKATAKKTATKTAATNTAAKKTVAKKTVTKTAAAKTAATKTAAKKTAAKKTVAGKTSSAPEES
- a CDS encoding DUF7059 domain-containing protein, whose amino-acid sequence is MTSSPVLDPTRLAKLREALLAASYTADGCLDLLGPTGYAALARSEVVPALRKTRGGTPLETLVRLFLLQRPVPYAAAEAALPVQDCLADGWLVRDGDEVRATVDVRPYANEVAGMPSADAWVVSDLGCAVGGAGGIGSGGSAAGIARKDLVLGVGGASTTLANLAVRRPVREALDLGSGSGVQALHAARHAQHVTATDLNPRALHFTRLTLGLSGFENTEVAEGSLFEPVGDRRFDLIVSNPPFVISPGSRFVYRDGGMAGDELCRSLVRRAAAHLEPGGYCHLLANWQHVKGEDWHDRLAGWVAGTGLDAWVVQREVQDTAQYAELWLRDGGDHRSSGAEYQARYDEWLDAFESGGVEGIGFGWITLRAGGAETPTVRIEEWPHPVEQPLGPHIESWFARQDFLRSSDDAGLLAARYVLADEVVQEQVGAPGAEDPEHVILRHNRGMRRATKVDTVGAGFVGVCDGTLSAGEIVDAIAQLLGEERVVLRDRVPESLRMLTEQGFIEPVFGELAED
- a CDS encoding small secreted protein; this encodes MKKRLLTVSVLGAVLAFGAVGCGGDEDNAAQLNTWAKSVCDAAQDPIAQSRTAFSDTGKVQPGEAPGDLQKRLSGDLAVLAKSSEQFADAVDKAGAPKVTDGEKLRTDAVAELRQAAQGYQEAQKKLDALPVADQEKFADGLKSVGDQVQRLSQQSTRARNRLESGELGGAIKKQDGCKSTGTSGAPSSAPADPAAASTAPAASAASPSAG
- a CDS encoding cyclophilin-like fold protein; protein product: MRIRILWPAGQATAELRSTPTAEALWAALPISSSASTWGEEVYFDTLVSVAREPDAQQVVEPGTVAFRTDGDSLALPYGQTPISRGGECRLASPCNVLGVLDEDPEVLRSVRSGDPIRVERA
- a CDS encoding ATP-binding protein — its product is MATVELRFSALPEHVRTARLVAAAVARRAGVDESLLDEVRLAVGEACSRAVGLHQRSGLNGAVRVALIEEEKRFLIEVEDEAGPIGGSAGGGGAGEAEGDADGGEDVLGLAVITGLVEDVEVGNGNEGGLIRMSWPVSTTSVGV